Proteins found in one Orcinus orca chromosome 11, mOrcOrc1.1, whole genome shotgun sequence genomic segment:
- the TMEM106C gene encoding transmembrane protein 106C isoform X1, whose translation MGSQQSAYAHPPSCKRKKADDREDLLAEREQEEAIAQFPYVEFTGRDSITCLTCQGTGYIPTEQVNELVALIPHSDQRLRPQRTKQYVLLSVLLCLLASGLVVFFLFPHSVLVDDDGIKVVKVTFNEQDSLVILAITATLKIRNSNFYSVAVTSLSSQVQYMNTVVGSYVTTNISLIPPRSEHLLLLQVTRYPGAQHSGLHANFSEDFLHWPHDPELPGDTSLCGLWSKFHSCLETALGPSMAAPVRRDTASVSGA comes from the exons ATGGGGTCCCAGCAGTCCGCTTATGCTCACCCCCCTTCTTGCAAGCGGAAGAAGGCAGATGACAGGGAGGATTTGCTGGCTGAACGGGAGCAGGAAGAAGCCATTGCTCAGTTCCCATATGTGGAGTTCACAGGGCGAGATAGCATCACCTGTCTCACGTGCCAGGGGACAGGCTACATTCCAACAG agCAAGTAAATGAGTTGGTGGCTTTGATCCCACACAGTGATCAGAGATTGCGTCCTCAGAGAAC GAAGCAGTATGTCCTCCTGTCTGTTCTGCTCTGTCTCCTGGCATCTGGTTTGGTGgttttcttcctgtttccacATTCGGTCCTCGTGGATGATGACGGCATCAAAGTGGTGAAAGTCACGTTTAATGAGCAGGACTCCCTTGTAATCCTCGCCATCACG GCCACCCTGAAAATCAGGAACTCCAACTTCTACTCTGTGGCGGTGACCAGCCTGTCCAGCCAGGTTCAGTACATGAACACCGTGGTTGGGTCATATGTGACGACTAACATCTCCCTCATTCCACCTCGGAGCGAGCATCTG CTTCTTCTGCAGGTTACCCGATATCCTGGTGCACAGCACAGTGGTCTTCATGCG AACTTCAGTGAAGATTTCCTACATTGGCCACATGACCCAGAGCTCCCTGGAGACACATCACTATGTGGATTGTGGAGCAAATTCCACAGCTGTTTAGAAACTGCTCTTGGTCCTTCCATGGCAGCACCTGTCAGAAGAGACACAGCATCTGTTTCCGGGGCCTGA
- the TMEM106C gene encoding transmembrane protein 106C isoform X2, producing MGSQQSAYAHPPSCKRKKADDREDLLAEREQEEAIAQFPYVEFTGRDSITCLTCQGTGYIPTEQVNELVALIPHSDQRLRPQRTKQYVLLSVLLCLLASGLVVFFLFPHSVLVDDDGIKVVKVTFNEQDSLVILAITATLKIRNSNFYSVAVTSLSSQVQYMNTVVGSYVTTNISLIPPRSEHLVNFTVKAEMGGPFSYVYFFCRLPDILVHSTVVFMRTSVKISYIGHMTQSSLETHHYVDCGANSTAV from the exons ATGGGGTCCCAGCAGTCCGCTTATGCTCACCCCCCTTCTTGCAAGCGGAAGAAGGCAGATGACAGGGAGGATTTGCTGGCTGAACGGGAGCAGGAAGAAGCCATTGCTCAGTTCCCATATGTGGAGTTCACAGGGCGAGATAGCATCACCTGTCTCACGTGCCAGGGGACAGGCTACATTCCAACAG agCAAGTAAATGAGTTGGTGGCTTTGATCCCACACAGTGATCAGAGATTGCGTCCTCAGAGAAC GAAGCAGTATGTCCTCCTGTCTGTTCTGCTCTGTCTCCTGGCATCTGGTTTGGTGgttttcttcctgtttccacATTCGGTCCTCGTGGATGATGACGGCATCAAAGTGGTGAAAGTCACGTTTAATGAGCAGGACTCCCTTGTAATCCTCGCCATCACG GCCACCCTGAAAATCAGGAACTCCAACTTCTACTCTGTGGCGGTGACCAGCCTGTCCAGCCAGGTTCAGTACATGAACACCGTGGTTGGGTCATATGTGACGACTAACATCTCCCTCATTCCACCTCGGAGCGAGCATCTG GTGAATTTTACCGTGAAGGCTGAGATGGGAGGACCATTTTCCTATGTGTA CTTCTTCTGCAGGTTACCCGATATCCTGGTGCACAGCACAGTGGTCTTCATGCG AACTTCAGTGAAGATTTCCTACATTGGCCACATGACCCAGAGCTCCCTGGAGACACATCACTATGTGGATTGTGGAGCAAATTCCACAGCTGTTTAG